Sequence from the Cucumis sativus cultivar 9930 chromosome 1, Cucumber_9930_V3, whole genome shotgun sequence genome:
GGCCAGAATATGGAAGAACATCCCATGTATACAATTGGTATGGTGCTTGTTTCCTCAACATATTTTGTATTGTGTGcggttcatttttcttttaatcttcaCTGTAAGATGTGTATGGTCAGCTTTGTTACATTATAATAGCAGGAAAGCTAGCGAGAAACAAGCATTTAAAAATGGTGCAATACTGGTTTCGACAGtctttaaattgtattttcttcaaacatgAGAACTATCCGCCATCAATTTTTCACATCATGAATATCTTTTCACCTTACAGTGATACCTTTGACGAGAACACTCCACCTGTTGATGATGTGGAATACATCTCTTCATTAGGTTCAGCTATTTTTGGAGGAATGCAGGCAGGAGATTCTAATGCTGTCTGGCTAATGCAGGTAATTGTTAGTTCGTTTTTCCATGTAAGGGGCTGTTAGGCCAATTCACTTAATTCTCTGTATAGTTCCAATTTTTATGGATGTCCCTGAAGGGACCCAAATCACTAAGTTTTCTAAGTCATATCACAAAGCAAGTGGAACATGATATGGATTACTCTAGTGAATGTGCATTTCATCtcttcttgttctgttttggTGAAATGTGAACTTTTTTCTCGATCTTCTTAATGAAATTTGTTCATGTACAGGGGTGGATGTTTTCATATGATCCATTCTGGAGGCCTCAACAAATGAAGGTTATAATCGTGCTTTATGTCACCAATTGCTCATGCAATCATACACGAATATATCTTCCTACTTTCAATCATCATTAGATCATTGCATGCATGAAGAATTTTATCAGGGAATCTTTGACTCAGATCCGCTGTGTTATTTGTAAATGCTAATTCATTTACTTGGGCTCGTTGTATCGTGTACCTTCTTTTATCTACTCATCTTTAGGGTTGTCATTGTGCATTACTTTCACTTCTGGTTGAAATTGGTGAGATTTTTCAGGCCCTTTTACATTCTGTCCCTCTGGGAAGGCTGGTAGTTCTTGATCTGTATGCTGAAGTGAAGCCTATCTGGATATCCTCTGAGCAATTTTATGGCATTCCTTACATCTGGAAAGTCTCTATTTCCATTCTTTTGCTTAATCTTAATGCTCATATCTAATAAATGGTCAAGGCTTAGGCTTACAGAAGGCTTTTTCCATAGCATATCAGCAATGTTGATGAGTATGTTATAATTATCAGTCAAGAATCGACATTCAAAGTTCCttagttttaagttttctttatttgttacaTTCATGAATGtctaaagttatttttatccggccttgacgtttttttagtTGCTATACATTGGTTGATTATGTTGACAATCTAAGAACTAACCATTTAAAAGCAGTGGTGTTGAGAATGGCAtgttatatatctttttacaAGCCCATTTTTAtaagttaataataatttgaagagAGAATCTCAAACCTACGGTTGATTTATTAAAGTTCCCTTGATTAAGGATTAcattatctaattttttttggataaattttatatcctTTTCAATGTAATTTCAGTCCAATGTTATCTTCGTGTTTTTACTTTATAAGAAAGATGTTTCTGGCAAGGCAATTTTAATACCCCATTTCATTTAGTTTGCAGGTTAAAACTGCAGTTATCTGACTTTAGCCGTTTCAAGAAACTTTTTGTAACAAAACTGCTTATCTCGTTAATTCTGTTGTCTTGAGCTAAAACTAGATTGGTTTATTGTTTCATTAGCCATATGCTATATTTCAATGAATGTGTAATACTCGTGAATTTTAGCTTCAATAACATGAATTTCTATTCACAGGTGCATGCTACATAATTTTGCTGGAAATGTTGAGATGTATGGCATTTTAGATTCAATAGCATCTGGACCAATTGAAGCTCGTAGTAGTCCATACTCGACAATGGTAAGATTTTCATCTACTATTATTTGGTGTCTAGATGTTGTCATAATGTTTTGGCAGCATATTGAACTCCTATGgttatacaaattttttattcgaGGAGGAAACAAGTCTCTTTACTAATAAAAATGAGACTACCGCTCAAAATACAAGATGATTATACAAAGAACagaaaatgtataatttagGGATCGGTAGGCACACCTAGGCgtctcaactaggttgacacccctttagcaccctcatcatctCCAAAATAAATACCCAACTCTAGGTAtactaattttgataaatactccaatagttttataaaagtaaatttggTGCTTTCTTTCTCTCGTCCATAAGTGCAGCTCCAGGTATATATGAGTATTAATGCAACTTTGAGGAGATGAAGtgattctctttttttcttttcattattgaaaaaacggcttgaaatattattttggcatttaatattactcaattcttttatttctttttattatgtaGTGAAGTGACAAATGGCTTAATCATAGTGGATTGTGGCAGCACAGTCACTCTGccaattacaataaaaattcTACCCATAACATATCATCTCTCATTAACATGTAAAAGCTTTATATTTAACACATCTATGAAGATATTACTAATTCCAATCTTCCTCTacccttctctttttctcataTATCTGAGGTGTATCATTTATTTTGCAATGTTTAAGTTCGTTTTTAGCTTTGTCAACGGTGTTTTCATTTGAAGGTCGGTGTAGGAATGTCCATGGAAGGAATTGAACAGAATCCTGTTGTCTACGATCTTATGTCTGAAATGGCTTTTCAACACAACAAAGTTGATGTCAAGGTACAAAtgttttacaattatttttaaaatataatggcCCATTTGCTTCATTGCCAGTTGTATTCATGCTCCATGTGTGGAAAGCTGACAAGTGACATTGCATAGATTTAATCGAATATACGGAAGGGTCCATCATATGAAAAGGATAGTGAGATCATTTCTTTTCTGCCGTGCATATGTTCACATCCTGGCTAATGCCAATGTGGTTTTATTTTCCAAGTTGATTTCACAACTAGTTCTGTTGATGTCTTGCATGCAATGCATTATGAGAAGGAACTGACAGATGCGAAAGATAGAAAATGTTTCATAATAAATTCCATACAATTCATGAACAATCACCACAAGTTCTATGTAAAGTATCTAAGCATGGAAGAGAGCTGAGATCTATATGGAGATTAGAAATACCTGGAGCTATTATATAGATCAACTAACTTGCGAAGTTACATGAATTAAGCAATCTTCCTCAACTAACCAAATATAGGCAATCTTCTTTGCCAACAAATATAGGCAACTTCCTAAGCTATGCTCTACTATAATAGTAAGTATATGTTTTTTCTCCACCGACCATACTGATGTAGACGAAGCCCATAGGTCAATAATTAAGGCCATTTGCTTATTAAATAGCTAAGATATAATTTTCGTTTGATTCGTTAcccaaatatgaaataattgtTAACTTCATTGCAAATCATTCCAACaatagaaaatttcttttctagtTCAACAATTTCAGGTTTGTTCATAACATCTTGGCCAACATACTGCACACTTTCCCCATGATTTCTGAATTTTAGCTCTATCACTTtctattttaaagtttatttttctccaatagaatttattttcatgatAGATTTTGCGCAATTgtgtttatagaaaattttgttcccatcaattaaaatttgtaaaatactATCCTTTTATTTCCAGAAATGGCTTCCTCAGTATTCAGTCAGGCGTTATGGTCATTTAGTCCCTTCAATACAAGATGCCTGGGATGTATTATATCACACCGTCTACAACTGCACTGACGGTGCCAATGTAAGTATGAAAAAAACTGTGATGGCCATTcaaccttttcttctcttttggtaCTTCTACGACTAGTGTTTCCTGTCTTGTTGCTTTCAAATGGTCATCGCCGTTCTCCCTTCGTCTATTgtgttaaaaaatgttatgctAACATATGTCTGTCACTATGGAAAGGACAAAAACAGGGATGTAATTGTGGCATTTCCTGATGTTGATCCATCGGCAATCTTAGTATTACCCGAGGGGTCCAACCGACATGGGAACTTGGACTCAAGCGTGGATCGCCTCCAGGATGCAACGTTTGATCGACCTCATCTTTGGTATCCTACTTCTGAAGTAATTAGTGCACTCAAGCTTTTCATTGCTGGTGGCGATCAACTCTCTAGTAGCAACACTTACAGGTTGACTCAcgaatttaaaatatctcatCATTTACTTGAAACCTATAGAGATATCGAATATCGTCCTTTTCTCTATGTTGAAGTCTAGATTATTGAATTGGCATTTGTCACCACTCTTAGGTATGACCTTGTAGATTTGACCAGGCAAGCTCTAGCCAAATACTCGAATGAACTGTTCTTTAGAATTGTCAAGGCATATCAGTTACATGATGTACAGACAATGGCCAGCTTAAGCCAAGAGTTCCTTGAACTTGTCAATGATATTGACACATTATTGGCTTGTCACGAGGGATTTCTTTTGGGACCTTGGCTACAAAGCGCCAAACAACTCGCCCGAAGTGAAGAGGAGGAAAAACAGGTTCAATTCAAGTCCATTCTACCAATTATGAGAAAATTATACTAATAACATCCGAATTCTGACTCATCTCAAATTACAGTATGAATGGAATGCAAGAACTCAAATAACCATGTGGTTTGACAACACAGAGGAAGAAGCAAGTTTGCTTCGTGATTATGGTagtgattattataatttatcattGAGATTAGGCAATTGTACATTCAAATTTGACTTATTTAACCGCGACCCAGGAAACAAGTACTGGAGTGGACTCTTGGGCGATTATTACTGTCCTCGAGCTGCAATATACTTGAAGTTCTTGAAAGAAAGTTCGGAGAATGGATACAGATTTCCATTGAGTAATTGGAGGAGAGAGTGGATAAAACTAACAAATGATTGGCAAAGCAGCAGAAAGATTTACCCTGTGGAAAGCAATGGAGATGCACTTGACACATCCCACTGGCTATACAACAAGTACTTGCAAATACCTGAGAGCTCTGACCAATGAATCAGGCAAGTTATCCTGCTAGCAACTAAGATTTGAATGTTGCATAATgtttattttgcatattttaatTCCTCTCCTGTTTTCTGTTTCGTGTTTGAACTAGTATTATTATTTCGCAGGTTTACAACCTCCTTTTCCTTCTACACAAATGGCCAACGACACAATTTATCTCCCGGTAATGcaaaaccatttctttttgtcttttaaataGTATCATTGAGTTTCTTGTGAACGTTAAGCTTATTGTGTCATTTCCAATCCGAACATAATTTAACAGATAAGACATCAACTATCATGAATCTGTTGacctaaacaaaatatatttaattatgatCCCAGCTCtttgtatttaagaaaacaaactattCATTCGCtttagcaaaaagaaaagaaaagtatatcatcctatatttttggtttaaataTGGTTTTTGGTCTTTAACTATCACCTCTTGGTAAAAAAGGAGTCATGATCTtaataactaactaagagaaaatattgtttcggtgaaagtttttttatttgttttccatCTCATTCGTGATTCTTTTGAACATTTATGGCCTTTTGgaacaaaaattaactaaGATTATAATCACATTTTGCtaagtaaatattatttaaaaatctccAATTAGCTATAgtaaacatatttcaaaaactttattatttttttttatagtttttactatttgacattatcattttttaattctttactacagatttttctattttcttatcaaaCTGAAATAGTTTATacaccaaacacatattattataactcaatTAATACGTacctcaaacacaaactattctAATTTAAGTATAATAGTCTAGAACTCCTGGTCttgtaactaaaattataaagtatgTATTATATGTAATAACAGGGAAGATGACAGCATCTAAAATCCTTTTTCTAAAGGGAAAACGAAGACTAAAGTTAAAATTCTGAAggttgaaaagtcaaactttgccATCCAAACTGTGGCTTTTTGGCCTGTACTTGCTTGACTAGTAACtactattatatttaaacatcCAActgttgttttcctttttgcataattataattgtatgcaatattttttcaatttgttccTTGTTCAAGGCGTTgatttgaaaagattaaattaaaatgtatgatagatagatagatcaTCACTTTGTTTCCAAGAAATAGCCAAATAAAACCTCATTATATTTGGCGTAGGCGGTGACCGATACTTTGGTAAGGTTTGGCCGTCGTTAGTTATTGACTTTATATGCTTTGGAACCTTCTTGAATCTCCATTATCTTATACCAACCTGAACCAACAAATATCACTTTtaactctctttttctttttattaaaatattattttagcttagtgatttaaagttaatttttaacaaaattggtttaaatgttaagttattaaaatgagtaaaacaattttaaattctatcgatgatgtatattgttatatttggtaactattttagcttatccttttttaaaacatttgttGGTAAATCCATCAAATAGAAAACACTACTCGATTTGACACAATATAAAATAGTTTGTAGATATAACAAACTTAGACTCTAATATCCTTGTTGCTAATAAGAATGTATTACTAGTAGAGGTCTTTGTGATACTATGCATTTGATTACTTCCAACTCTAAAAGTGATTAACCAATGAAATTATCTTTCTTCCTCAATCgtacaacattttaaaatgaaaatcatgaCGGTTCATACTAACTTACACAATATTTAATAGGTTAACTCACCATTAAAAATTTTGGGGGTGAAAAATATAACGTATTGGATAAGACTAATGAATTGTCCATCAATTTGGTAGAAAGCTAAAGTAagccaaaaattaaataacgcATAGATTTAATACTATTTTTAGAGCGAATGactcaattttgaaaatctcaTAGCCAAAAGCCAGATAggttttaaattgattataaGGTATATCTACTCATACATccataaaaacaatattcaagtttttttttttgcaaatgtattttattaaatgCTGAGATAGGGATTTGAATCCAGAACCTCCAGTTGAGTTAAGTTCACGTTGGCaacaatattcaaatttaatttgttgatatccaaaaaaaaaaaaaaaacacttgcGCACATGCAATAATGGGTTAAAGTATTGTTTTGAACTCGGACTTCatgcttttaatttgattgtatTTAGTTCATGCATTGTCTACATTAGTTTCTATCTTTtgaataaatcttaaatttaatcattttacattttgttgaggttaaattcaatgaaattactaaaacaaaactattgcGCTTGCCTATCGCCTTCTTACTAACTCGTTTTCCTCTCTACTCTCTTCCTTTCTCTCGTGATCTCGCTCTCCACCCATTGGTCTAGCTATTCACCAATAAATCCTTGATAATAAGAGCAAGTTGAAGTCGTTAGTTGGAgtatcaacatttttaaatttcattaagGACggaaaaatcattttcatacctgcatcatttaattaattaattgttatgaATAGTACACAcaaaaattaatcataaaatatattaaaaatttccaatttactctagaaaattgaatgaaattttgctatattttataatatctcttatataatatttaaaatattattatatatatatatatttaaaaaaaaatagaaaaaaccaaccaattaTTTACACTCCTACAAAAACTCAAGATTTATTATGAACCGTAAATATTTCGATGAAATTGTATcagatgacaaaaacatttttaaaaaaatatttcatgacacctgtttttttatatttaaaatatgacaaataatcATTGATATCATACactcttaaatttgttatttttaccctaaagaaaatataaatttttgtttaatttgttataataaaagagaattttCGTGGGAGGTGACCTTACGTGTCCAAACAGCTTAAAGGAAAAGAACACAATATTTGTATGACTTTTCAATCACAATCCACACCTCATTCTTCCCTCTCTTTGAATCACTTCTCACgctctataaataaataccCATTCCCTCTCACATTCTTTCatcctttcatttcttcttcttcatcttcaatccAAATCCATGGCTGCAGGCAACAACACCTCCTACGATTGGGCCGACCAGTGGGACTACAGCGACTCCACCGACGTAGTCTCGGATAACAAGAAGAAGACCGGCGGTGGAAATAGTTCGGCCAAGTATAAGCAGAAGGTCGGGGAAGGGCTTGGCAAGACCAAATCTGTGGCTTCTAATGGCGTCAAAAAGGTTAAAGAAGGAACCTCCCTTGGTTTCCAATGGATTAAagagaaatataataaaactgCTCATAAGAAGTAGAATATTCAtccattctttttaattagtttctcTCTCTAGATCTCTGTAGCTgctttcattttgattattatctTTGAGTTCTCTGTATCTTTTTTCTGTTTGGTTATACAGatgcatatatatgtatgtacaCAATagattgttattattcttttgttaatatgatttcattttatctCTGTTTTCTCTTGATTTTGATTTCCTTTTCGATTCGATTGTTCGATTATTCTTGATCTCCAATTCTCCATTTCTCGGTTTCTTCGGACTATATTAGGTCAAATTCTTTCAGAGAAATTGATACACTCCCCATGTaatttggaagagaaaaaatcGGTTTGGATCCTTAATTCAACTTActaaatcatttatatttgatgcAATTACGAAGAACGTATTtcatgaaggaaaaaaaaaaaaaaagtctagttttcaatttttttcaatcgACTTGATATCTTAGATGTAAAAGTCGAAGGAAGAAACTAGAAAATTATGGAAAGTTTGAGGTGAAAGTTGATGTAATTTAGAAGggtaagtatatatatatcaaaactaactttctcttctttagttttcatttgTGGGAAATGAGATTGTAAATTGTCAacttatctaataaatataataagcCATGTTTGAATGAACTAATTAACTATTCATTTTCATACCACATTTAAAGTCCATTGataccaaaatgaaaagagttaTAAACtctattgatatatattaattaatgtaaagATGACAAGAcacataacatatatatatatatagctatAGCTATCTAGTTGAGGGTAAACTCTTTACATGTTGTTTGAATAAGTATATTGAAGTAATTGAGTTGGCAATAGTTAGCATGCAATCTCTTAAACCCTCTTACAACTTGTTTTAGTAGTGTTAAAAGTGTTTTAATAAGTGTTTAAAAACTTGGTTTCTTGTTCCCTTAGTTTTTgtattcaataaataaatatatatatttataatacaaaatttgaatctttaaCTCGATCTTACTAGTAAAGATTCATTATGGTAACATTGATTTGTTGTTTATACGTTTTTTTAAGTGTCAAGAAAGTGAGTTATGTTCGATTAGTTTGATGGTTGCGTACAACACTTTGTAATTACATTACCCAATTCAACAATCTAGTTATAgtcataatttatttgttatcaaaGGTTCTCCAAATTATCCGAAAATATCCTTACTTTCTCATTGCTCACTCTTTTCATGGACTTACCACtttcttattcaaaataatttagtacaaggtaactttaaaaaaatataacaaaatctatcgatgataaacttttatcattgatGAACTTTGacatattcttttatatatttgcaatgttattttaaaaacattagtACAATTGTTATAGTGGgagtttgtaaaaataacaaaataatttataataataaatatcatgtcacttatattttcattatcattatcGTCATACTATTATTTGATTATCGTCTGATTACCATTATACttgtcaaatttgtaatatgaaaataaaaaaaaatgttataaacagtttttttctattactatttttttttgtgggggTCGTATAATGCAATTTCCTTGTTATATTTACTTAACTATCAAAGTGGGTAGTGGATTATCAACTGGGTAATGGATCCTCCCTCAATTATGGAGTGGGCCGATAAGCCCAATTTTGGTGCGCATATCCAACCCAACCTCCTCAAATGTCCCTTCCACCTTTTTATTggaagaattaataaattatgtcaatttgtttttcttcttcttcttcttttttttaagtatctATATTTGTAGTACCAGACTAGAATTTGGACTAAAGAAATTACCTAATTTGCTCGTACTTCAATAATGAATTTGTGGAAGTTTGAAGTGAGACGAAGTAATACTCTTCCCACTAATttgaggaagaaaataaataaagtaaagttgacatttatttcaaactaaacataacatttattaagttgaaaatattgaaattttagatgAGTGGtgtttttgtataattaaccaactttaaactttagagaaaaaaaaaaggtaattcTTTgtggtttaaattaatttttagtatatcatacaaaactaatattttcgAATTagataatgaaataaacaaccaagtacaaattttcaattaaattaaaattaaagaaaaaatgttgtttatttattttaatatcaattcaattaaaataaataaataaatacaaagatTGTGATGGAAGTTGGTGGGCCTACGAGGTGAGTTGTCACTCCCACGTGCCGTCAAAGATATTATTCATTTGAtgatataatttcttttatttttggttatgaagaattttcaaaaatagtaaaattttacaaattatttacatagTAAATTCTATCAAATTCTCATTagctttaaatattttaatttacttttccatttaaaaaatattcataaaaaacctatttaatttgattagaGTTAATATTAACACTAAttaaatcaacttttattttttaaaatataaaaata
This genomic interval carries:
- the LOC105436119 gene encoding uncharacterized protein LOC105436119, with the translated sequence MAAGNNTSYDWADQWDYSDSTDVVSDNKKKTGGGNSSAKYKQKVGEGLGKTKSVASNGVKKVKEGTSLGFQWIKEKYNKTAHKK
- the LOC101210507 gene encoding alpha-N-acetylglucosaminidase, with the translated sequence MASFFSSTFLIFVTIFAAFSTSRSSTIGVEYISRLLEIQDRERVPAYVQVAAARGVLRRLLPSHLPSFDFQIVSKDKCGGESCFVIRNHRAFRKSGDPEILIAGVTGVEILAGLHWYLKHWCGAHISWDKTGGSQLFSVPKAGLLPRIQTNEVVVQRPIPLNYYQNAVTSSYSFAWWDWKRWEKEIDWMALQGINMPLAFTGQEAIWRKVFRKFNISNSDLDDFFGGPAFLAWSRMGNLHKWGGPLPQSWFDQQLILQKKVIGRMFELGMTPVLPAFSGNIPAAFKQIYPAAKITRLGNWFTVHSDPRWCCTYLLDAMDPLFVEIGKAFIEQQQKEYGRTSHVYNCDTFDENTPPVDDVEYISSLGSAIFGGMQAGDSNAVWLMQGWMFSYDPFWRPQQMKALLHSVPLGRLVVLDLYAEVKPIWISSEQFYGIPYIWCMLHNFAGNVEMYGILDSIASGPIEARSSPYSTMVGVGMSMEGIEQNPVVYDLMSEMAFQHNKVDVKKWLPQYSVRRYGHLVPSIQDAWDVLYHTVYNCTDGANDKNRDVIVAFPDVDPSAILVLPEGSNRHGNLDSSVDRLQDATFDRPHLWYPTSEVISALKLFIAGGDQLSSSNTYRYDLVDLTRQALAKYSNELFFRIVKAYQLHDVQTMASLSQEFLELVNDIDTLLACHEGFLLGPWLQSAKQLARSEEEEKQYEWNARTQITMWFDNTEEEASLLRDYGNKYWSGLLGDYYCPRAAIYLKFLKESSENGYRFPLSNWRREWIKLTNDWQSSRKIYPVESNGDALDTSHWLYNKYLQIPESSDQ